In the genome of Caldalkalibacillus salinus, one region contains:
- the aroA gene encoding 3-phosphoshikimate 1-carboxyvinyltransferase, translating to MHVTSRSEWALDRSYTMAQVTPVADPISGRITVPGSKSYTNRALIIAALATGTSKLKGILRSDDSYWCIDALRRLGVSIDVDGDEVTIQGTGGEWPTDKGELFIGAAGTIARFLPGALAVKSSGQWTVDGIEQLRKRPLRPLIDGLKSLGADITSLSESEGLPLVVKGTGLSGGTVQVPGNVSSQFLSGLLIASACARDKVTINVIGGLVQPAYIGITLQLMRAFGAHIQHDEDYTTFTVHPTGYEARDTVLEADASTACYFLSVAALTQGTVRIENVGYHSHQPDAKFIDVLQRMGCQTVKHDTYLEVTGPKQLRGGFEVDMKPMSDQALTVGALAPFADKPITVTNVAHIRKHESDRIAVICQALANMGLNVEENTDGFTVYPGDLHGAKLDPHDDHRNAMVFALLGLKVPDIQILDPACVSKTCPTFFSELKKLGIDVTLTKSTV from the coding sequence ATGCACGTAACTTCACGATCCGAATGGGCACTCGACCGTTCTTATACGATGGCCCAAGTCACACCCGTTGCAGATCCTATTTCGGGACGTATCACTGTACCGGGTTCTAAAAGCTATACCAATCGCGCGCTTATTATCGCTGCCCTTGCAACGGGTACTTCCAAACTAAAAGGAATTCTACGAAGTGATGACTCCTATTGGTGCATTGATGCCCTGCGTCGTCTAGGCGTCAGCATTGATGTGGATGGGGATGAAGTCACCATACAAGGGACCGGTGGAGAGTGGCCCACCGATAAGGGGGAATTATTTATCGGTGCAGCAGGTACCATTGCACGTTTTCTCCCAGGCGCTTTAGCAGTGAAATCCTCTGGGCAGTGGACAGTAGACGGGATTGAACAATTAAGAAAAAGACCTCTACGTCCCTTGATTGATGGTTTGAAAAGCTTAGGTGCGGATATCACATCTCTGTCCGAATCGGAGGGGCTGCCTTTAGTCGTAAAAGGAACGGGGCTAAGTGGTGGAACGGTCCAAGTACCAGGGAATGTGTCCAGCCAGTTTTTAAGTGGCCTTCTCATCGCTAGTGCTTGCGCCCGAGATAAGGTAACCATCAACGTGATCGGTGGCTTGGTACAACCGGCATACATCGGTATTACTTTGCAGCTGATGCGCGCTTTTGGCGCACATATCCAACACGATGAGGATTATACGACCTTTACGGTTCATCCGACAGGGTACGAAGCACGAGATACCGTATTAGAGGCGGATGCATCTACAGCCTGTTACTTTTTGAGTGTTGCTGCGCTCACCCAAGGGACGGTCAGAATAGAAAATGTGGGTTACCATTCACATCAACCAGACGCAAAGTTTATTGACGTGTTACAACGCATGGGCTGTCAAACGGTTAAGCATGACACTTATCTAGAAGTTACAGGGCCAAAGCAACTGAGAGGTGGGTTTGAAGTGGATATGAAGCCCATGTCTGACCAAGCTTTGACTGTAGGAGCCTTAGCGCCGTTTGCTGATAAGCCTATAACGGTAACCAACGTTGCTCATATTCGCAAACATGAGTCCGATCGTATTGCCGTTATATGTCAGGCGCTAGCGAACATGGGATTAAATGTTGAAGAAAATACAGACGGGTTTACAGTGTATCCTGGAGATCTACATGGGGCGAAGCTCGATCCACATGACGACCATCGCAACGCCATGGTATTTGCACTTTTGGGCCTCAAAGTGCCTGATATTCAAATCCTTGATCCAGCTTGTGTGTCTAAAACTTGTCCGACCTTTTTCTCAGAGCTGAAGAAGTTAGGCATTGACGTCACCTTAACCAAGTCTACAGTATAG
- the hisC gene encoding histidinol-phosphate transaminase — MQAKEQIPHLPVYKPGKPIEEVKREYGLDEIIKLASNENPFGASPQVKEALQKEAANMALYPDGASYNLRQGLARFYDVNEDQIVFGNGSDEIISFITRVYLDANANTIMATPTFPIYKTNAVIEGAEVIEVPLKDGVHDLETMKGKVNDQTKVIWICNPNNPSGTYVSEDRIVAFLESISSDILVVLDEAYCEYASAEDYPDSTKLIDRFPNLFVMRTFSKIYGLASLRIGYGIGQASVVDLLNRVRAPFNANRFAQAAALAGLEDQDYVKECYDRNLEGLQQFYRAFEDMGLSYYPSQGNFVLVDTKRSGNEVFEALLKQGIIVRSGEALGFPTSIRITVGSQEQNEKIINVLKETITEGAS, encoded by the coding sequence ATGCAAGCAAAAGAACAAATACCTCATTTACCGGTGTATAAACCGGGAAAGCCAATTGAAGAAGTGAAGCGTGAGTATGGTCTAGACGAAATTATCAAACTCGCTTCTAATGAGAATCCTTTTGGTGCTTCACCACAGGTGAAAGAGGCTCTACAAAAAGAGGCCGCAAATATGGCTCTTTACCCAGATGGGGCAAGCTATAACTTAAGACAAGGTCTGGCTCGCTTTTATGATGTTAACGAAGATCAAATTGTGTTTGGTAACGGTTCTGATGAAATCATCTCTTTTATTACGAGAGTTTATTTAGATGCCAATGCGAATACGATCATGGCGACGCCGACGTTTCCTATCTATAAAACGAACGCTGTAATTGAAGGGGCAGAAGTGATTGAAGTACCGTTGAAGGATGGCGTCCATGACCTCGAAACGATGAAGGGTAAAGTGAACGATCAAACCAAGGTAATATGGATTTGTAACCCTAACAATCCTTCTGGGACTTACGTGAGCGAAGATCGCATTGTGGCCTTTTTAGAGTCTATTTCCAGTGATATTCTTGTTGTACTAGATGAAGCTTACTGCGAGTATGCAAGCGCGGAAGACTACCCAGATTCTACGAAGCTTATCGATCGTTTTCCTAATCTATTTGTCATGCGGACTTTTTCTAAGATCTACGGCTTAGCTAGTTTACGAATCGGTTATGGGATTGGACAGGCGAGTGTTGTTGACCTTTTAAACAGAGTCAGAGCCCCATTTAATGCCAACCGCTTTGCTCAAGCAGCAGCCTTAGCAGGACTTGAAGATCAGGATTATGTTAAAGAATGCTATGACAGAAACTTAGAGGGACTACAGCAATTCTATCGCGCTTTTGAAGATATGGGATTATCCTATTATCCGTCACAAGGAAACTTTGTACTTGTGGATACGAAACGAAGCGGGAATGAGGTATTTGAAGCACTATTGAAACAGGGCATTATCGTTCGTTCTGGTGAAGCGTTAGGGTTTCCGACGTCTATTAGAATAACGGTAGGTTCTCAAGAGCAAAATGAAAAAATTATCAACGTATTGAAAGAGACAATCACGGAAGGAGCATCATGA
- a CDS encoding zf-HC2 domain-containing protein, with protein MRCTEVRSLVKSYHENQIEEYTRIKIHHHLASCESCMEDYGMWMKGEEWLQDDVASSHASQVSMTSSASKMNQQVMARIREDNRWANPSTEVTSTYSRKTKKAMSLAGLTMMLLLMVLIATMFIPQTEVAIDQPVEMEQIEEEWAMNTIILEETVSHPHEGTSMNFDMVASLNNPLVYALPHESSQHSMSLYIFISVFGIFCVVISMSWLTRV; from the coding sequence ATGAGGTGTACAGAAGTTCGCTCGTTAGTGAAAAGCTACCATGAAAATCAAATAGAAGAGTATACACGCATCAAGATTCATCATCATCTGGCATCTTGTGAGTCTTGTATGGAGGATTATGGGATGTGGATGAAAGGAGAGGAGTGGCTACAAGACGATGTAGCGTCCTCTCACGCATCGCAAGTGTCCATGACTTCTAGTGCCTCTAAAATGAATCAACAAGTCATGGCCCGTATAAGAGAGGATAATCGATGGGCAAATCCTTCAACAGAAGTGACCTCAACTTACTCAAGAAAAACGAAGAAGGCCATGTCCCTAGCGGGTCTCACTATGATGTTGTTATTAATGGTCCTAATCGCAACCATGTTTATTCCTCAAACGGAGGTCGCCATTGACCAACCGGTAGAAATGGAACAAATTGAAGAGGAATGGGCCATGAACACCATTATTTTAGAAGAAACAGTGAGTCATCCACATGAGGGAACGAGTATGAATTTTGACATGGTGGCGAGCTTAAATAACCCCCTTGTGTACGCCTTACCTCATGAAAGTTCACAACACTCAATGTCTCTGTACATTTTCATCTCAGTTTTTGGTATTTTTTGCGTTGTGATAAGTATGAGTTGGCTTACACGGGTATAA
- the trpA gene encoding tryptophan synthase subunit alpha, protein MRVTDVELTISEAIKEKESKGHPAFIPFITAGYPSYQLSIDIALTLQSAGADVLELGFPYSDPLADGPVIQHASEKAIQAGMTFRKGLELIADMRQQGVSIPIVVFCYYNPILQYGLEAFVRDAQESGANGVLVPDLPYEESGQLRSLTQHDTFPLISLVAPTSQQRLQQIVSEANGFVYCISSLGVTGVRDSFNKDIEPFIKEVQQYAKAPVAVGFGVSKKEHVQYLRTLAPGIIMGSALIRTITEKEADLVDPERKKVALEGIKTFVQDLFSE, encoded by the coding sequence ATGAGGGTGACGGACGTAGAATTGACCATCAGTGAGGCCATAAAGGAAAAAGAGTCAAAGGGGCATCCAGCGTTCATTCCGTTTATTACAGCAGGGTACCCGTCTTATCAGTTAAGCATTGATATCGCTCTGACTTTACAATCGGCTGGAGCAGATGTGTTAGAGCTAGGTTTTCCTTACTCCGATCCCTTAGCGGATGGTCCAGTTATTCAGCATGCTTCAGAAAAGGCTATACAAGCAGGCATGACCTTCCGTAAAGGTCTTGAATTGATAGCAGATATGCGTCAACAAGGGGTTTCGATTCCGATCGTCGTCTTTTGCTACTATAATCCGATCCTCCAATACGGATTAGAAGCGTTTGTTCGGGATGCACAAGAGTCAGGTGCCAATGGTGTGCTCGTGCCAGACCTGCCCTACGAAGAATCTGGTCAACTCCGATCATTGACGCAACATGACACCTTTCCTTTGATCTCACTCGTTGCACCGACGTCACAGCAACGGTTACAGCAGATCGTTTCAGAAGCGAATGGATTTGTGTACTGTATCTCTTCCCTAGGTGTCACGGGCGTACGCGACTCTTTTAATAAGGATATTGAACCATTTATCAAAGAAGTTCAGCAATATGCTAAGGCACCTGTGGCCGTTGGTTTTGGTGTCTCTAAGAAAGAACACGTTCAATATCTGCGTACATTAGCACCCGGTATTATTATGGGAAGTGCGTTGATCCGGACCATCACAGAAAAAGAAGCAGACCTCGTTGACCCTGAACGTAAGAAAGTCGCATTAGAAGGTATAAAAACATTTGTACAAGATCTTTTTTCAGAGTAA
- the trpD gene encoding anthranilate phosphoribosyltransferase: MLKPFLKVLIEKEYLTQEEAYLAMTTILEGKATPSQLSSFISILSFRGIKTHELTGLTQAMRDYGRTIPLKEGEPVVDTCGTGASGVKTFNVSTASAIVAASSGLKIAKHGNRSVTSQTGSADVLEELGIPVEQTTEQIQASFAQHSMCFMFAPIYHQAMKHASTTRKEIGFRSIFNLLGPLTNPAGAMRQVIGVFDPTYGKRMAETLQHLGSEHVLIVHGTDGLDEFTVSGETKVTELKAGSIKEYELRPEDVGLEVSAISDIRADSPQHSATMIREVLDGSRTDAAKDIVAYNAGAALYVGGKATNMREGVALAQSLIESGKAKEHLQHMVQERGAIKHA; encoded by the coding sequence ATGCTTAAACCATTTTTAAAGGTATTAATAGAAAAAGAATACCTTACACAAGAAGAAGCTTATCTCGCCATGACCACTATACTAGAGGGAAAAGCCACGCCTTCTCAGCTGAGTAGCTTTATCTCTATCCTCAGTTTCCGTGGTATTAAAACACACGAGTTGACGGGTTTAACTCAAGCGATGCGTGACTATGGACGGACGATACCACTTAAGGAAGGAGAGCCCGTTGTTGATACGTGTGGGACGGGGGCGAGTGGCGTTAAGACGTTTAACGTTTCAACAGCAAGTGCCATTGTGGCTGCCTCCTCAGGACTTAAAATAGCCAAACATGGTAATCGCTCGGTTACGAGTCAAACAGGAAGTGCGGATGTTCTAGAAGAGCTAGGGATTCCAGTGGAGCAAACAACGGAGCAAATACAAGCGTCATTCGCACAGCATAGTATGTGTTTCATGTTTGCTCCCATCTACCATCAGGCAATGAAACATGCCTCAACAACACGCAAAGAAATTGGATTCCGTTCCATTTTTAATTTGCTAGGTCCTCTTACGAATCCTGCTGGGGCGATGAGACAGGTGATCGGTGTATTTGACCCGACATACGGGAAACGAATGGCTGAAACCTTACAACACTTAGGTTCAGAGCATGTGTTAATCGTCCACGGGACGGATGGGCTCGATGAGTTTACTGTGTCCGGAGAAACGAAGGTTACCGAGCTAAAAGCTGGGTCGATCAAGGAGTATGAACTGAGACCTGAAGATGTAGGATTGGAGGTATCCGCCATATCCGATATCCGTGCCGATTCTCCCCAACATAGCGCAACGATGATTAGAGAAGTGTTGGACGGTTCACGTACAGATGCCGCAAAGGATATCGTAGCTTATAACGCAGGCGCTGCGCTCTATGTAGGAGGGAAGGCAACAAACATGAGAGAGGGAGTGGCTCTTGCTCAGTCCCTTATTGAGTCAGGTAAAGCAAAGGAGCACCTTCAACATATGGTCCAAGAGAGAGGAGCAATCAAACATGCTTGA
- a CDS encoding phosphoribosylanthranilate isomerase: MAKLKVCGHCHEQDVKLVHYMKEDIDYVGFIFTPQSQRHVQGQQVAEWLNTYPGLREKAVGVFLDQEIDDVIQTIQDTGINIVQLHGHETSDYCQKLRRRGMQVWKVVHMEQGRRPEVSPYLSVVNAILLDTKIKGQVGGTGQTFDWGVIPDVAAEVNGKCPLFIAGGVTSHNANTLVAGYTIDGVDVASGSETNGYKDKDKISALITSIRAEGGSQHGHSF; the protein is encoded by the coding sequence ATGGCTAAGTTGAAAGTATGTGGTCACTGTCATGAGCAGGATGTTAAACTCGTCCACTACATGAAAGAGGATATCGATTATGTCGGTTTTATCTTTACACCGCAAAGCCAGCGTCATGTACAAGGACAACAGGTCGCCGAGTGGTTGAACACGTATCCTGGCTTAAGAGAAAAGGCCGTTGGTGTTTTTCTGGATCAAGAGATAGATGATGTGATTCAAACGATACAGGACACAGGGATTAACATTGTTCAACTCCACGGTCACGAGACATCTGACTATTGTCAAAAGCTGCGGCGACGGGGGATGCAAGTATGGAAGGTCGTTCATATGGAGCAAGGGCGTCGTCCTGAAGTGTCACCGTATCTCAGTGTTGTCAACGCAATACTATTAGATACGAAAATAAAAGGCCAGGTTGGTGGAACGGGGCAGACCTTCGACTGGGGCGTAATCCCAGACGTGGCTGCGGAAGTCAACGGCAAATGTCCCTTATTCATTGCTGGGGGTGTAACGAGCCATAATGCCAACACCCTTGTGGCGGGCTATACCATAGACGGAGTCGATGTGGCGAGCGGATCGGAAACCAACGGATACAAGGACAAAGACAAAATAAGTGCACTGATTACAAGCATCAGAGCTGAAGGAGGAAGCCAACATGGCCATTCATTTTGA
- the trpC gene encoding indole-3-glycerol phosphate synthase TrpC, protein MLEQILETKKEEVLTLTAERPDLLVPKNLSTEGEKTDGNSTESFIERLRQPNRTSALIAEVKKASPSKGVIREDFDPVMIAKSYEKAGADCLSVLTDQHYFQGDPQYISAIKEQVQLPVLRKDFIISPIQINESVEMGADAILLIAKALPPQDLKFLYDEATHAGLDCLVEVHNRQELEQLLEVFTPRIIGVNNRNLDTFETDINVTKSLSNMIPKGVTMISESGIHGPDMIQALERVGVHGFLVGEYLMRQKKIEEAVSQLYG, encoded by the coding sequence ATGCTTGAACAAATACTAGAGACGAAGAAGGAAGAGGTGCTAACCTTAACGGCAGAACGACCGGATTTATTAGTTCCCAAGAACTTAAGTACTGAAGGGGAAAAGACAGACGGAAACAGTACTGAATCTTTTATCGAGCGTTTACGGCAGCCCAACCGAACATCTGCATTGATTGCAGAGGTGAAAAAGGCGTCTCCATCAAAAGGCGTCATTAGAGAAGACTTTGATCCTGTCATGATAGCCAAATCATATGAGAAAGCGGGAGCAGATTGCTTGTCTGTTCTAACAGATCAACACTATTTCCAGGGGGACCCCCAATACATTTCTGCTATTAAGGAACAGGTACAACTTCCGGTTCTGAGAAAAGATTTTATCATCAGTCCTATACAAATTAATGAAAGTGTGGAGATGGGGGCAGATGCTATTCTATTAATAGCCAAAGCCCTTCCGCCCCAAGATCTCAAATTCCTCTATGATGAAGCAACCCATGCTGGCTTGGATTGCTTGGTCGAGGTGCACAATAGGCAAGAGTTAGAACAGCTACTAGAGGTCTTTACGCCACGCATCATCGGTGTGAATAACCGAAATCTAGATACGTTTGAGACGGACATCAATGTCACCAAAAGTTTAAGCAACATGATCCCAAAAGGGGTCACAATGATCAGCGAAAGTGGGATACACGGCCCGGATATGATACAGGCATTAGAGCGTGTGGGTGTGCATGGTTTCCTAGTTGGTGAATACTTGATGAGGCAGAAGAAAATAGAAGAGGCTGTGTCTCAACTCTATGGCTAA
- a CDS encoding RNA polymerase sigma factor has product MNDSQLIREIKDGRVDLYTVLIERYERKIFSFIMHMLKPYRYESLAEDLCQETFFKAYKNLQSFRDVEATFSTWLYTIARNTVLSELRKSKHKEVYIEDSLQTPKASLDKLPEQEVLRHEREHLVRQAINNLPEKQRSALILREYEQMDYKQISHILGASVSSVKSLLFRGRANIKSELESYFADPAALEGKKG; this is encoded by the coding sequence ATGAATGATTCTCAGCTTATTCGTGAGATTAAAGATGGGAGAGTAGACCTTTACACTGTTCTAATTGAACGCTATGAGAGGAAGATATTCTCCTTCATCATGCACATGCTTAAACCGTATCGTTATGAATCTTTAGCCGAAGATTTGTGTCAGGAGACTTTCTTTAAAGCCTATAAGAATTTACAATCTTTTAGAGATGTAGAGGCCACGTTTTCTACCTGGTTGTATACTATTGCACGTAATACGGTTTTAAGCGAGTTACGCAAAAGCAAACATAAAGAAGTATACATAGAAGATAGCCTACAAACACCAAAAGCTTCCCTTGACAAATTACCCGAACAGGAGGTTTTACGCCATGAGCGTGAACACCTTGTTCGACAAGCGATCAATAATTTACCTGAAAAGCAACGCTCTGCCTTAATTTTGAGAGAATATGAGCAAATGGACTATAAACAAATTTCTCACATCCTTGGCGCCTCGGTCAGCTCTGTCAAATCACTTTTGTTTCGAGGAAGGGCCAATATTAAAAGTGAACTAGAGTCCTACTTTGCTGATCCTGCTGCGCTGGAGGGAAAAAAAGGGTGA
- a CDS encoding prephenate dehydrogenase gives MKQKQVTVIGTGLIGGSLALALKKEYGDELYIKGYDHHHSQIRLASTLGVVDEGTTSVQESIAGADIIVICTPVQVLCELLEEIMTSPLLKEGAIITDVGSTKTEVVQRSEKYTSQTRGHFIGGHPMAGSHKSGVEAAHDRLFENAYYVLTPSEDSPQAKVDELRALLTATKAKLVQMSPQEHDEVVAAISHFPHVIASALVEHVQQYNTHNPWYFRLAAGGFKDITRIASSNPRMWRDITISNREPILRQMKDWQHYMDELINMLEQNDVADIESFYAHAKTVRDGLPERKRGAIPAFYDLYVDIPDHPGVIGEITTLLGEEDISITNLEILETREDIMGVLRLAFRHEKDLQAAKQVIQRARYAVYERD, from the coding sequence ATGAAACAGAAACAAGTAACGGTAATAGGTACAGGGTTAATAGGAGGCTCACTCGCACTTGCGCTCAAAAAAGAGTATGGTGACGAGCTGTATATCAAAGGCTATGATCATCATCATTCGCAAATACGTCTCGCCTCCACACTTGGCGTTGTCGATGAGGGAACCACAAGTGTACAGGAAAGTATAGCAGGAGCGGACATCATTGTAATCTGTACACCCGTTCAGGTCCTTTGTGAGTTGCTTGAAGAGATCATGACCTCACCGCTCTTAAAAGAAGGGGCCATTATAACGGACGTCGGGAGCACCAAGACAGAAGTGGTACAAAGAAGTGAGAAGTATACGTCCCAAACGAGAGGTCATTTCATTGGCGGACATCCGATGGCAGGCTCCCATAAGTCGGGTGTTGAAGCGGCGCATGACCGCTTGTTCGAGAACGCTTATTATGTCCTCACGCCAAGTGAAGATTCCCCTCAAGCAAAAGTGGATGAATTGCGGGCGTTACTTACAGCTACAAAGGCGAAACTCGTGCAAATGAGTCCTCAGGAGCACGATGAGGTAGTGGCCGCTATCAGCCATTTTCCTCATGTGATCGCCTCGGCGCTGGTGGAGCATGTTCAACAGTACAACACTCATAATCCATGGTATTTCAGACTGGCAGCGGGTGGGTTTAAAGATATTACACGTATAGCGTCTAGTAACCCACGTATGTGGCGAGATATCACGATAAGTAATCGTGAGCCCATCTTAAGACAGATGAAAGATTGGCAACATTACATGGACGAGCTTATTAATATGTTAGAGCAGAATGATGTGGCTGACATCGAGTCTTTTTACGCGCATGCCAAAACAGTGAGAGATGGGCTACCCGAACGCAAAAGAGGGGCGATTCCTGCTTTTTATGATCTGTATGTGGACATACCGGACCATCCTGGCGTCATCGGGGAAATAACAACGCTTTTAGGAGAAGAAGACATTAGTATTACAAACTTAGAGATATTGGAAACGCGTGAGGATATTATGGGGGTCCTTCGTCTTGCCTTTAGACACGAGAAAGACCTTCAGGCGGCGAAACAGGTTATTCAACGTGCCCGTTACGCTGTATACGAACGAGACTAA
- a CDS encoding tetratricopeptide repeat protein, producing the protein MEQIEKGFDQIQAGHIEDGLALIEKGLRDPRITDDVKFNVAQQYFQLGFVDQAISLTQDLIYLYPNETELTLFLAECYMENAQEDDAIALLSEVSPEEGEDYIRAVLLSAELYLMEGLDEVAEDKIKRALQHYSDEPVLHTAMGEVFYAQEKYGLAITSYEKGHVMSTYSKLADCYAHIGEFERALDYYKKAVTSEKENVDLVFGYGFVAYHLEEWRLAIDKFKRVLELDPHYTSVYPLLVEALVKTGESQDALNYIQEGIKYDQTNPYLYYLKGQAQLKDQHWAEAKESFLKALSLDDVHQPSLEQLIDMAENEEDWETAVAYLQRMMEHAPGNSGLHLRLAKVYEEMEAFQEAQQSYEQAYELDPENIEVLNQYGYLLRDEGKLEEAIRLWRQSLKLDPDQWEIEELIQRDTSV; encoded by the coding sequence ATGGAACAGATCGAAAAAGGATTTGATCAAATACAAGCAGGGCATATCGAGGATGGGCTGGCACTCATTGAAAAGGGGCTTCGTGATCCTCGCATTACGGATGATGTCAAATTTAATGTTGCTCAACAGTACTTCCAGTTGGGGTTTGTGGACCAAGCGATATCATTGACACAGGACCTCATTTATCTTTATCCTAACGAAACGGAACTGACGCTGTTTCTAGCGGAGTGCTATATGGAAAATGCACAAGAAGATGATGCGATTGCACTCCTCTCTGAGGTGAGTCCAGAAGAGGGTGAGGATTACATACGTGCTGTGCTCTTATCGGCTGAATTATATCTGATGGAAGGCCTTGATGAGGTGGCAGAAGATAAGATTAAAAGGGCATTACAACACTATTCTGACGAACCTGTTTTGCATACGGCCATGGGAGAAGTTTTCTATGCCCAAGAAAAGTATGGCCTGGCCATTACAAGCTATGAAAAAGGACATGTGATGTCCACCTACTCTAAATTAGCGGACTGTTACGCGCATATAGGGGAGTTTGAACGAGCGTTAGATTACTATAAAAAAGCCGTGACGAGTGAAAAAGAAAACGTGGATCTGGTCTTTGGCTACGGTTTTGTGGCGTATCACTTGGAAGAGTGGCGCTTGGCCATAGATAAATTCAAACGGGTATTAGAACTCGATCCGCATTATACGTCTGTGTACCCTCTGCTCGTTGAAGCATTGGTTAAAACAGGGGAAAGTCAAGATGCATTAAATTATATACAAGAAGGGATCAAGTACGATCAAACCAATCCATATCTATATTACTTGAAAGGACAAGCTCAACTAAAGGACCAACACTGGGCTGAGGCCAAAGAGAGCTTTCTAAAAGCACTATCGTTAGATGATGTCCATCAGCCAAGTCTAGAACAACTCATCGATATGGCTGAAAACGAGGAAGATTGGGAAACGGCCGTGGCATACTTACAACGTATGATGGAACATGCTCCAGGAAATAGTGGATTGCATTTACGCCTAGCGAAAGTGTACGAAGAGATGGAAGCCTTCCAAGAAGCACAACAGAGCTATGAGCAAGCTTATGAGCTAGATCCAGAAAATATAGAAGTCCTTAATCAGTACGGATATCTGTTACGTGACGAAGGCAAGTTAGAGGAAGCCATCCGCTTATGGCGACAATCTCTAAAACTAGATCCCGATCAATGGGAGATTGAGGAGCTCATACAAAGAGATACGAGTGTTTAA
- the trpB gene encoding tryptophan synthase subunit beta, whose translation MAIHFETEPDLQGRFGEFGGKFVPETLMQALTELEQAYQNIKQDPHFFEEYRALLKSYSGRPTSLYKAPHLSERWGGKAKIYLKREDLNHTGAHKINNAIGQALLAKRMGKKNIIAETGAGQHGVAAATVAAKFGLNCKVFMGEEDIARQSLNVFRMKLLGAEVIPAKSGSRTLKDATNEAIRYWVTHVNDCYYLIGSVVGPHPYPRMVRDFQRIIGDETKEQMMALEGKLPDKIIACVGGGSNAIGMFYPFLNDEEVQLFGVEAAGKGTETDQHAATITKGKPGVMHGAMTYVLQDDEGQIQEAHSISAGLDYPGVGPEHAHLAYTGRVKYQCATDAASLDALQDLCLTEGILPAIESAHALAEAKNQAQQADEGDVIVVNLSGRGDKDVHTLQTYLDEEGTA comes from the coding sequence ATGGCCATTCATTTTGAAACCGAGCCAGACTTGCAGGGACGTTTCGGGGAATTTGGAGGTAAATTCGTTCCAGAGACACTCATGCAAGCTCTCACAGAATTAGAACAAGCGTATCAAAATATAAAGCAGGACCCCCATTTTTTTGAAGAGTATCGTGCATTACTCAAAAGTTACTCGGGTCGCCCCACCTCTTTGTATAAAGCCCCTCACCTAAGTGAGAGATGGGGTGGCAAAGCCAAGATCTATCTTAAAAGGGAAGACCTCAACCATACAGGGGCACATAAGATTAACAACGCCATTGGCCAAGCGCTCTTAGCCAAACGAATGGGAAAAAAGAATATCATCGCAGAAACGGGTGCAGGCCAACACGGTGTGGCCGCTGCGACAGTGGCCGCTAAATTCGGTTTAAATTGTAAGGTTTTCATGGGTGAAGAAGACATCGCGCGTCAGTCCCTGAATGTATTTCGGATGAAGTTGTTAGGTGCGGAAGTCATCCCAGCCAAGTCGGGTTCACGAACACTGAAGGATGCTACGAATGAAGCGATACGTTACTGGGTGACTCATGTGAACGATTGCTACTATCTCATTGGCTCCGTTGTCGGGCCACATCCCTACCCACGAATGGTGAGAGACTTCCAGCGCATTATCGGTGACGAAACGAAAGAACAAATGATGGCCTTAGAAGGCAAACTCCCGGATAAGATCATCGCTTGCGTCGGTGGAGGAAGTAATGCGATTGGCATGTTTTACCCTTTCTTAAACGATGAAGAGGTGCAGTTATTTGGGGTTGAAGCCGCGGGTAAAGGAACAGAGACAGATCAGCACGCCGCCACGATAACCAAAGGAAAACCAGGTGTGATGCACGGTGCCATGACCTACGTTTTGCAGGATGATGAAGGTCAAATTCAAGAAGCACACTCAATTTCAGCAGGATTAGATTATCCTGGTGTGGGGCCAGAGCATGCCCATCTCGCTTATACTGGTAGAGTAAAATACCAGTGTGCCACGGATGCAGCGTCACTAGATGCGTTACAGGATCTATGTTTAACAGAAGGTATCTTACCGGCGATAGAAAGTGCCCATGCGCTGGCAGAGGCTAAAAACCAAGCTCAACAAGCGGATGAGGGTGACGTCATCGTCGTTAACCTATCTGGGCGTGGGGATAAAGACGTGCATACATTACAAACCTACTTGGATGAGGAGGGAACAGCATGA